A window from Candidatus Binatus sp. encodes these proteins:
- a CDS encoding HAD-IIIC family phosphatase, whose product MHVGAFNAYSKELLDPQSDLYGFDPQVVILATQTRDLLPELWNNDSDLAAQHSEAVAVRAAADIEHLIGSLRSRSNAHLILNTLEMPSFPNAGILDSQRSTGQSETIRTVNRHIREAAAKHLGIYVLDYDALIARFGRLKWADESKWLTMRMPLAADSFFHLANEYIRFLLPLCGRVCKALLIDLDNTIWGGVIGEDGLDGIKLGAEYPGNAYLEVQRAILDLHRRGVILAICSKNNPEDALEVFNRHEAMLLRLDHFAATRINWQSKPENIRELASELNIGIDALAFLDDNPLEREEVRMLLPEVHVIDLPSSAALFAGALRSTPVFERLALSQEDRDRGTYYLAEQQRARLQNRTVTLEDYYRSLEMVVEIGAATSRTIARVAQLTQKTNQFNLTTRRYSEQEIAIKAADARWRVYALSAADRFGDYGLVGVAITSRSNDVCEIDSFLLSCRIIGRSVETALLSYVARQAASEGLRWLRGWYLPTRKSAPSKDFYQKHGFKIISQSDGQTLFEYDLSKELTWPQWVKLQTEGSAAR is encoded by the coding sequence GTGCACGTCGGCGCTTTCAATGCGTACAGCAAGGAATTGCTCGATCCGCAAAGCGACCTTTATGGATTCGACCCCCAGGTCGTGATCCTGGCGACACAGACGCGCGACCTCTTGCCGGAACTCTGGAACAACGATTCCGATCTCGCCGCGCAGCACTCCGAAGCCGTCGCCGTGCGCGCCGCCGCCGATATCGAACATTTGATCGGCTCGCTGCGCTCCCGCAGCAACGCGCATCTGATTCTAAATACGCTGGAGATGCCGAGTTTCCCAAATGCAGGCATCCTGGACAGCCAACGGAGTACAGGACAATCCGAAACGATTCGCACCGTCAATCGGCATATACGAGAAGCTGCCGCCAAACACCTGGGAATCTACGTACTTGACTATGACGCTCTGATCGCGCGTTTCGGGCGGCTGAAGTGGGCCGACGAATCAAAGTGGCTCACCATGCGTATGCCTCTCGCGGCCGATTCCTTTTTTCATCTGGCAAACGAGTACATTCGCTTTCTGCTGCCACTATGCGGGCGGGTGTGTAAGGCGCTCCTGATTGATCTCGATAATACGATTTGGGGCGGGGTCATCGGGGAAGACGGCCTCGATGGCATTAAGCTGGGCGCCGAATATCCGGGGAACGCGTATCTGGAAGTTCAGCGCGCGATACTGGACCTGCATCGCCGCGGCGTCATTCTGGCGATTTGCAGCAAAAACAATCCCGAGGACGCGCTGGAAGTATTCAATCGGCATGAAGCGATGCTGTTGCGGCTGGACCATTTCGCGGCGACCCGGATCAATTGGCAAAGCAAACCCGAAAATATCAGGGAACTCGCGAGCGAACTAAACATCGGCATTGACGCGCTCGCGTTCCTCGACGACAACCCGCTCGAACGGGAAGAAGTGCGCATGCTGCTCCCGGAGGTTCATGTAATCGATCTGCCTTCGAGCGCCGCTCTTTTCGCTGGCGCGTTGCGCAGCACGCCAGTCTTTGAACGTCTGGCTCTTTCGCAGGAGGATCGTGATCGCGGGACCTACTACCTCGCGGAGCAACAGCGAGCGCGTCTGCAAAACCGCACCGTGACACTCGAGGATTACTACCGCTCACTCGAGATGGTTGTTGAGATCGGCGCGGCCACATCGCGGACAATCGCCCGGGTCGCGCAATTGACACAGAAGACCAACCAATTCAACCTTACGACGCGCCGATACAGTGAGCAGGAAATCGCAATCAAAGCAGCCGATGCGCGGTGGCGCGTCTATGCTCTGTCGGCCGCCGATCGGTTCGGTGATTACGGATTGGTTGGGGTGGCGATCACGAGTCGAAGCAACGACGTCTGCGAGATAGATAGCTTCCTGTTAAGCTGCCGGATAATCGGACGCTCGGTAGAGACCGCCCTTCTGTCTTATGTTGCGCGCCAGGCAGCGTCCGAAGGCTTGCGATGGCTCAGAGGCTGGTATTTGCCTACTCGAAAGAGCGCTCCGTCCAAAGATTTTTACCAGAAGCACGGTTTCAAGATAATAAGCCAAAGCGACGGCCAGACGCTGTTCGAATACGACCTGAGCAAGGAACTCACTTGGCCGCAGTGGGTCAAGCTTCAAACCGAAGGGAGCGCAGCGCGATGA
- a CDS encoding sugar transferase encodes MAERIADAICIFVGYLLATEIALAMHWGRIQVFPPGGASEAQSQYSSLLIFAILSWLTLTAYTETYQAHRTERLNFLARRLIQTLVVWSLVTIAAIFVLKFEFLSRQFTGYFITASMFLIFVRQLGTVLVLRSLRRSAHKWRTAVVIGGDEATCEHFAQLLTAAHPMGYQRVDVQPGKRAVDCNGNRVESDRDFKSASLEAIDDVYLIGVNDGGDGPASAGRMLSLLKQGKSVHIIPSLLDTRLFRQSLGDIAGIPVLSVSKGELSPVQAAVKRAVDFVVSALLLIVLSPVIAAIAVAVKLTSWGPALFRQKRLGLDGKPFTLFKFRTMRADAEQILKDSPSLYAKYLGNNFKLPNGEDPRLAPLGRFLRATSLDELPQLFNVLIGEMSLVGPRPIVPHEAVQYGDSAMLFMSAKPGMTGHWQVSGRSEIAEYRKRVELDLEYIRDQSFGKDLEILLRTVPAVLRRKGAN; translated from the coding sequence GTGGCGGAGCGAATTGCCGACGCAATTTGTATTTTCGTCGGCTACCTTCTGGCCACAGAAATCGCGCTAGCGATGCACTGGGGCAGGATCCAGGTATTCCCGCCCGGTGGGGCTTCGGAAGCGCAATCGCAGTATTCGTCACTTTTAATTTTCGCGATCCTGTCCTGGCTGACGCTGACCGCGTACACGGAAACCTATCAAGCCCACCGCACGGAACGCCTCAATTTCCTTGCTCGCAGGCTGATACAAACATTGGTGGTCTGGTCTTTGGTGACCATTGCGGCGATTTTTGTACTGAAATTTGAATTTCTGAGCCGGCAATTCACCGGTTATTTCATCACCGCGTCGATGTTTCTCATCTTCGTCAGGCAGCTGGGAACTGTGCTTGTGTTGCGCAGCCTGCGCCGCTCCGCGCATAAGTGGCGGACTGCGGTCGTGATCGGTGGCGACGAGGCAACCTGCGAGCACTTCGCGCAGCTTCTGACTGCCGCGCATCCCATGGGTTACCAGCGGGTAGACGTTCAGCCGGGAAAGCGTGCGGTTGATTGCAATGGCAATCGGGTGGAGTCTGACCGCGACTTCAAGTCCGCTTCGCTCGAGGCGATTGACGACGTTTACCTCATCGGCGTGAACGACGGGGGGGACGGACCGGCCAGTGCGGGGCGCATGCTCAGCCTGCTCAAGCAAGGCAAGTCCGTCCACATCATACCCAGCCTGCTCGATACGAGGCTGTTCCGCCAGTCGCTCGGCGATATCGCGGGGATTCCGGTGCTTTCGGTAAGCAAGGGTGAGCTGAGCCCCGTTCAGGCGGCGGTTAAACGCGCAGTCGATTTTGTCGTCTCGGCGCTGCTGTTGATCGTTCTGTCGCCGGTGATCGCCGCGATTGCGGTCGCGGTAAAATTGACCTCGTGGGGTCCCGCGCTTTTCCGCCAGAAGCGCCTGGGTCTCGACGGCAAGCCCTTTACCCTCTTTAAATTCCGCACCATGCGCGCCGACGCGGAGCAAATCCTGAAGGACTCGCCGTCGCTGTACGCCAAATACCTGGGAAACAATTTCAAGCTTCCCAACGGCGAAGATCCGCGCCTCGCTCCGCTTGGGAGATTCCTGCGTGCCACCAGCCTCGACGAGCTGCCGCAACTGTTCAATGTCTTAATCGGTGAAATGAGCCTGGTCGGGCCGCGTCCTATCGTGCCCCACGAGGCGGTTCAATACGGCGATTCAGCGATGCTCTTCATGTCCGCCAAACCAGGGATGACCGGCCATTGGCAGGTCAGCGGCCGCAGCGAGATCGCGGAGTACCGCAAGCGCGTCGAATTGGACCTCGAATACATCCGCGACCAGTCGTTCGGCAAAGACCTCGAGATATTGCTGCGAACCGTTCCGGCGGTGTTGCGGCGCAAGGGTGCTAACTAG
- a CDS encoding acyltransferase has product MLDSGTPNDSPRWKGERAYRASGRRSYMQRLRARVLSLFVPYIPSWRVRLVLYRLIGINITGRGNYIGRECYLDTEYPELITLEPGSKLSPRVIIFCHSSNSDLLRPVRLGADCWVGAGAIIGPGVTIGAGAVVGAGAVVMLNVSPGTIVIGSPARVVGKVKAQAPLNPPTAS; this is encoded by the coding sequence GTGCTCGATAGCGGAACTCCGAACGACAGTCCCCGATGGAAGGGCGAACGAGCTTATCGCGCGTCGGGCCGCCGTTCGTATATGCAACGGCTGCGGGCAAGAGTTCTGTCGCTTTTTGTTCCCTACATCCCAAGCTGGCGCGTGAGGTTGGTACTCTACCGTCTGATCGGCATCAACATCACTGGACGGGGCAACTACATTGGTCGCGAGTGCTATCTCGATACGGAATATCCAGAGTTGATAACCCTTGAGCCAGGAAGCAAACTTTCGCCTCGAGTGATCATTTTCTGTCACTCGAGCAATAGCGATTTACTCAGACCGGTAAGGCTCGGCGCGGATTGCTGGGTAGGGGCGGGCGCGATTATCGGTCCAGGGGTCACTATCGGCGCCGGCGCAGTAGTCGGCGCCGGCGCGGTGGTGATGTTAAACGTCTCTCCCGGAACGATAGTTATTGGTTCGCCAGCCCGGGTCGTTGGCAAGGTTAAAGCGCAAGCTCCGCTTAATCCGCCGACCGCCTCATGA
- a CDS encoding acyl carrier protein translates to MTNEAILERVRYIVAEITEVEVERITLQSSPTNLEEWDSLAQVNIVLSLEQDFGCQFSPDQIERMVSVEKIVEVLTARAQ, encoded by the coding sequence ATGACCAACGAGGCAATCCTCGAGCGGGTGCGCTACATCGTGGCGGAGATCACTGAGGTCGAAGTCGAGCGCATCACTTTGCAGTCTTCGCCGACCAACCTCGAAGAGTGGGATTCGCTGGCCCAAGTGAACATCGTGCTCAGTCTCGAACAGGACTTCGGCTGCCAATTCTCGCCGGACCAGATCGAACGCATGGTAAGTGTCGAAAAAATCGTCGAGGTGCTTACTGCGCGCGCACAGTAG
- a CDS encoding VOC family protein, which translates to MALHHIGFVVGSIEKIVERFARSVSAQWDGRIIADPLQGVRVTFLRSTTSPSESLIELVEPSGEKSPVQNFLKRGGGLHHLCYEVDSLIAQLQLSRSLGGLVVRQPLPAVAFGGRQIAWVYTADKLLTEYLERG; encoded by the coding sequence ATGGCTCTGCACCACATTGGATTTGTCGTCGGCTCGATCGAAAAAATCGTGGAGCGATTCGCCCGATCGGTCTCCGCGCAATGGGACGGACGGATCATCGCCGATCCCTTGCAGGGAGTCAGGGTCACCTTCCTGCGTTCCACAACCTCGCCCAGCGAGTCGTTGATTGAATTAGTCGAGCCGTCCGGTGAGAAGTCCCCCGTGCAAAATTTCCTCAAGCGCGGTGGCGGGCTGCATCACCTCTGTTACGAAGTAGATTCGCTCATCGCGCAGTTGCAGCTCAGCCGATCTCTCGGCGGCTTGGTGGTGCGGCAGCCATTGCCGGCCGTCGCCTTCGGAGGGCGCCAGATCGCCTGGGTCTACACCGCCGACAAGCTGCTTACCGAGTATTTGGAACGCGGTTGA
- a CDS encoding FkbM family methyltransferase — translation MATFAYRLAYRVGKRITNGRLWGTPLYRSVRGFLRRRLVSDVIETNGYKLAIDPYDSCFDPSITFSADEPAWEPEIVALMRRVVEPGDVVVDIGAENGYHACLLSGLVGDSGCVYAFEPEPANRERLYHSLELNHIRNVKVIPKAVSHQPGTASLFSNGPLTSLGYERAGNRGGIEVECVRLDDQLPPEIKVSLIKMDIEGSEWRALASMPRILSTCDHVITEFDPVALKAAGGDPVEFLRAFKTAGFIIHHIESGEQVDPDEFVSRYAALPSREKSNLLWNLHCERT, via the coding sequence ATGGCAACTTTCGCCTACCGGCTTGCCTACCGGGTGGGCAAACGGATCACCAACGGGAGGCTCTGGGGGACGCCGCTTTACCGCAGTGTGAGAGGCTTCCTGCGGCGCCGGCTCGTCTCCGACGTGATCGAGACTAACGGGTATAAGCTTGCGATAGATCCGTATGACTCATGTTTCGATCCAAGTATTACCTTCAGCGCCGATGAACCCGCCTGGGAGCCGGAAATCGTCGCGCTGATGAGACGCGTCGTCGAGCCTGGCGACGTTGTGGTCGATATCGGCGCGGAAAACGGTTATCATGCTTGCCTGCTGTCCGGGCTGGTGGGCGATAGCGGCTGTGTGTACGCTTTTGAGCCCGAGCCCGCGAATCGGGAACGGCTCTACCATTCGCTCGAACTAAACCACATTCGTAACGTGAAAGTGATCCCAAAGGCTGTCAGCCACCAACCCGGAACCGCCAGCCTGTTTTCCAATGGACCGCTCACCTCGCTGGGGTACGAACGTGCTGGCAATCGCGGCGGTATCGAGGTCGAATGCGTGCGCCTCGACGATCAGTTGCCTCCCGAAATCAAAGTTTCCCTGATCAAGATGGATATCGAGGGCAGCGAATGGCGCGCACTGGCGAGCATGCCGCGAATACTCTCGACCTGCGACCACGTGATTACCGAGTTCGATCCAGTGGCTCTGAAGGCGGCGGGCGGCGACCCGGTGGAGTTTCTGCGCGCTTTCAAGACGGCTGGATTCATCATCCATCACATCGAGTCTGGTGAGCAGGTCGACCCCGATGAATTCGTGTCGCGGTACGCGGCACTGCCATCACGCGAGAAATCCAACCTGCTGTGGAATCTGCATTGTGAACGGACCTGA
- a CDS encoding TylF/MycF/NovP-related O-methyltransferase, with product MNGPEDTGGRDDTSLRISWGERLRTMKDLATRLGPILSKEMIHTLDASISYLEVGRWLKSQGLVIPRRVESRANVYDQLINAVRDKPVLYLEFGVWQGRSIRYWSERLRHPDSCLHGFDSFEGLPESWNMLYKKGLFSTNGQPPQIDDPRVKFFKGWFEDTLPNYRPPRHDQLVINIDADLYSSTRFVLNALKGYISIGTYIYFDEFCDRNNELRAFDEFLAETNMRFEVASASRSLMYIAFRRIG from the coding sequence GTGAACGGACCTGAAGACACTGGCGGTCGCGACGACACATCACTTCGCATTAGCTGGGGCGAACGCCTTCGCACCATGAAGGATTTGGCGACCCGGCTTGGACCGATTTTATCCAAAGAAATGATCCATACGCTGGACGCCTCGATCAGTTATCTCGAGGTTGGCAGATGGCTTAAGAGCCAGGGCTTGGTCATTCCCAGGCGCGTGGAGTCCAGAGCCAACGTGTACGACCAGCTAATCAACGCGGTGCGCGATAAACCAGTTTTATATCTGGAATTTGGCGTTTGGCAGGGCCGATCGATTCGGTATTGGAGCGAGCGCCTGCGCCATCCTGATTCATGTCTCCACGGATTCGACAGTTTTGAAGGGCTGCCGGAATCGTGGAACATGCTCTACAAGAAAGGACTCTTCTCGACCAATGGACAGCCGCCCCAGATTGATGATCCGCGGGTGAAGTTCTTCAAGGGCTGGTTTGAGGACACTCTTCCCAACTATCGGCCGCCCCGGCACGATCAGCTGGTGATAAACATTGACGCGGATCTTTATTCGTCGACAAGGTTCGTGCTGAATGCTCTCAAGGGCTACATCTCTATCGGTACGTACATCTACTTTGACGAATTCTGCGACAGAAATAATGAGCTGCGGGCATTCGACGAGTTTCTCGCGGAAACAAATATGCGGTTTGAGGTTGCGTCCGCATCTCGCTCGCTGATGTACATTGCCTTCCGCCGCATCGGCTAA